The DNA region TCTGTCACTCTTGGTGCGAATATTATTGGATAAGAAATATAGTGTAGACTATAATTATGATTCACAAGTATTCAAACCATTTGTTTCTACTATTCAAAATGCATTCTTACTATAACTCAAAAAGTAGATCTTACTTACCAACACAGATTTCCGTTTTCGCCCGAAGGCAAATGGCACGTGGACACTTTTTAAAAAAGTAAACTATAAAATTTAAAATATAAATATGATGAAAAGAATAACTATCGCAGCATATCAAATCGGTTTGGTTTTCGAAAATGGAAACTTAATTAATCTTTTGAAAGAAGGAAAATATTGGATTTTCGGTAATAAAAATGTGGAAATTCATGCATTAAAAGACTCTTTTAAAAGCACTATAGATTTGCAATTATTGTTGAGAAACAATGAATTGTCAGCTCTTTTGGATGTGGTTGAAGTGGTTGATGGAGAGATTGTATTGGTGTACGAAAACGGTTTGTTTACCAATGTTTTGACTGCGGGACAATATGCATTTTGGAAAGAATATGGTACGCGTCGTTTAGAAAGAATCGATCTAACGAAAGTAGAGATCACGGAAAACGTGAACAAAACGATATTGGAAAATCCCTTGTTGAAAAACTATGTACGTAAATGTGTAGTTGCCAATCAGCAAAAAGCATTGTTGTTTATCGATGGAAAATTTACCAAAGTGTTAGAATCTGGTGCTTATTACTTTTGGAATAATGAAATATCTATTGAAGTAAAATCCGTGGAAACACGTATGCAACAAATGGAAATTTCTGGCCAAGAATTGTTGACTAAAGACAAAGCAAATTTGCGTATCAATTTTTATGTTCGTTACATAGTGATAGATATTTTAAAAGCGATATTGGACAATAAAGAATTTGAAAAACAACTCTATATATTGATGCAATTGGCTTTGCGTGAATTTGTGGGCGCTTTGACTTTAGACGAATTGTTAGCGAAAAAAGACAATGTAGGTGTGGAGATTTTGACCAACTTGGGCGAAAAAGCGGAAGCCTTGGGTTTGAATGTGGCAGATGCAGGCATCCGTGATGTGATATTGACGGGCGAGATGAAAGACATTATGAACCAAGTATTGATCGCCGAGAAAAAAGCACAAGCCAATAGCATCATGCGTCGGGAAGAAACCGCTGCTACACGTAGCATGTTGAATACCGCCAAAATGATGGAAGAAAATGAAGTCCTTTGGAAATTGAAATAGATGGAGTACATGGAAAGAATTGCAGATAAAATCGGCGCCATCACTTTGTCTGGTAATAGCAATATTGTGAATCAATTGAAGGAAATATTTGTGAAATAACATTTGAATAAACTATAGAAATTATAGTTTATTCAAACTTTAATATTGTTTCAAATGAAAAATAAAATATTAGAATTATATAAAGCCAAGCATGAGATACCACTATTTTATTGTGAAAGTGGAAGTCGGCTTTGGGGAATTGCGAGTCCGGATAGTGACTACGATGTACGCGGTATTCACTTACAGTCTAAAGAGCAATATTTCGGATTTAAAAAGGAACCAGATAGCTTATCAAAAATGAATGGATTATTTGATTTTGAATCTTTTAGTTTGGATAAATTTTGCCAACTGATATTAAAGAGCAATCCCAATCTTTTGGAGTGGTTACGAAGTGATCTCGTCTATTTTAATGAATTACCGAATTGGGAAAATTTCCGTGCTGAAGTATTGAAGAATATTGATATGTCTGCATTATATTTTCACTATTTGTCATTGGCAAAAGGAAATATTGCTCTTTTTGAGACTGGTAAAAAAGCATACTATAAAGTCGTTTTTTATGCAATAAGAGGTTTGTTGTCAGCAGATTTAGCTGCTCAAAATATAATGCCTGAATTGGATATATTAAAATTGCGCAACCAACTCGGTAAAAATAATGAACTAACAGACTTACTAGAAAATAGTATCGATCAAAAACGTAATAGTAACGAAAAAGAGCCTATAGAGGAGGAACTGCGTGCGCCAATATTGGTGATTTTGAAAGGTTATTTGCTAAAATTACAGAATCTAAATATTTCTAAATTTGGACCTAATACAAAACTGGAAATAGTTTTAAAGGACTATAATTACGCAGTGAAAGAAAGAATTTATTTAAGTTAGTATCCGTATTCTTCAACTAAAAGAAATCATATTTTTGTATGATTTCTTTTCGTTCTTTTTCTAATGTTGTCACTAAAATTTCAATAAAATTGTGCTATTTACTTTTTAATGCTACACCCTCAAATTCGATTCCATTCCATCCAAATACTATAAAATTTCTAATATTTTGATGGTCTTCTCCTTCTGGATTTTCCAAAACATCTTTTCTATAAAAATCACCAAACAAGGCTAAGGTTTCGTCCTTCGACAGCTTATTTAACTTAGCAAATGCAAATATTTTACAGGAACCATTGTTTTGATTAGCTTCGTTTATTGTATTTCCATTCGTGAATTTTGTGGGCGTGAAAGCATAATTTTCATCGATGAAGGCAATCACTTCTTTAAAATCAATTGTATCTTTATTTTGCTTGATTTGTTCTAATAACATGTTTTAAAATTTCCGCTAAAATTAATTATAATTTTATTTACGGAATAAATTTTCAACTACGCAATTCCAGTGCGTAGTATAGTTTAAATCTTTGTATGGTCAAAAACAAAAAGCCATGATTTTACATATTTACAGTGAAAATCCACACTTGTTGGATATTATTAATAAAAATCCAGAGACAGATAATGGACTGTATCTCAAACCATTAAAGGACGGCGTAGCGATTGGTAATGCAGTTTCAGTACATCAATATGACATTTATTTTCAGGATGGCGGACATAGTTATACAGAGGAAATTGGTAATCAATTAGATTATCAGAGTCTTTGCAATCCATTAATTGTATTGCATTTAAGTACAGATTTTTTAGGACATATATTAAAAGAATCGTCGGAATATTTAGCGCAAGAATTGAAATGGTTGGGCAAAACTCGTGGCGAAGTGGATCCGTCTACCTGTAAAATTACCGTACCAAATTTTTACATATATTCCTCATGGTATCGTGATGGTGCATTTTTATTGTCTAAATATTTTAAAGAAATAAAAGTAAGAAATAAAGTAGGTAACAACTTCGAATTAGCGATTGAAGGGAAAACCGTTTTTCAAGCGGTGAATATGTTGAATTTAGTAGCGTTATTTGCTCAGTTAACCAATGAAAAAGGTTTGTTCACTTATATTGACGATTCTTTTGCAAGTAAATATGTGCGGGTTTTGACGAATATTGAAGGTGTACCTTATTTCGTTTTGTATTTATTTATCAAAAGAGCGGTAAAAAATAAAACACAGTTTGAAATGGTGAAACCTTTATTGGAAAACTATTTGGCAAAATATGGCATTGTTGCGAACCTTACAAATGAAGACACGCAACTATCAAGAATCGGTTTTATTACAGAAGCAATTGGAATCGATTTACCAGTTTTGGATATTGGTTGTGGTGAATTTGCTTATTATAAAAGATTGATGAATAGAGGTTTGGAGCAAGAATATTTTGCAGTGGATAAAGAAATTCATTTAGAAAGATTAGGGCAAAATATTATGGATCGTTTGGATGCGGATAATTTAAAATTCTCAACAGATTTAACAAAGGTACCCAAAGACAAAAAATTAAATATTATTATCAGCGAAGTGATCGAGCATAATACGCCAGAAGATGCGCTGGCATTAGTCAAAAAAGCATTGACTTTTAATTTTGAAAAAATTGTTATCTCTACGCCTAATGCAGATTTTAATCAATTTTATTTTGACAATGGATTTAGACATTCAGATCACCATTTTGAATTTACACAAACAGAATTTAAAGATTTTATAGCGTCATGCACGGCTTTTAGATTGGATTTGGATATACGTTTTGATCAAGTTGGGGACGAATTGAATGGATTGAAACCAACACAAATTGTAGTTATTGAAAAAAATAAAAACCATGAGAACTAAAGATAAATCGGTAGAACTAAGAAAAATAAAAGCACGTATCAACTGGATGTGTGAGCATAAAATAAATGCCTTTTCACCAACGATTTCACCTGCGCCAAAGTCTGTCGCTAGAGGAGAAATAGAAAGCATTTTTGGAGGTTTGCGATATTTCTATGAAAGAGGTGTTCAAGACATTGTCGTACAGAAAAAATATATGGGTTCTTACTGTGATATTTATTTACATAAGGAGTTGGATGATACCTATTTTGTAAGTAGAAATGGCTACAAAATTGAGCATATCAATCTTACGGAAGCCAAAATGGCTTGCGAAGAATTGCACAATCGTTTTGATTGGAATGATTTAGATGTAGTAATTATTCAAGCGGAATTAATGCCTTGGAATATTTTAGGAAAAGGGTTGATCGAAGCGGAGTACGAAGGATATTTTGAAGCGCATGAGACCAGATTGAACTATCTAAAAACGTCTGGCTTGTATGAAAAAATCCAACAAGTAAAAATGGATATTCCTTTTCAAAATTATTTAACGGACAAGTCCGAAATGAGTAACGGCGCTTTAAAGAAAAAATATCCAGCACAT from Rhizosphaericola mali includes:
- a CDS encoding slipin family protein, encoding MMKRITIAAYQIGLVFENGNLINLLKEGKYWIFGNKNVEIHALKDSFKSTIDLQLLLRNNELSALLDVVEVVDGEIVLVYENGLFTNVLTAGQYAFWKEYGTRRLERIDLTKVEITENVNKTILENPLLKNYVRKCVVANQQKALLFIDGKFTKVLESGAYYFWNNEISIEVKSVETRMQQMEISGQELLTKDKANLRINFYVRYIVIDILKAILDNKEFEKQLYILMQLALREFVGALTLDELLAKKDNVGVEILTNLGEKAEALGLNVADAGIRDVILTGEMKDIMNQVLIAEKKAQANSIMRREETAATRSMLNTAKMMEENEVLWKLK
- a CDS encoding nucleotidyltransferase domain-containing protein yields the protein MKNKILELYKAKHEIPLFYCESGSRLWGIASPDSDYDVRGIHLQSKEQYFGFKKEPDSLSKMNGLFDFESFSLDKFCQLILKSNPNLLEWLRSDLVYFNELPNWENFRAEVLKNIDMSALYFHYLSLAKGNIALFETGKKAYYKVVFYAIRGLLSADLAAQNIMPELDILKLRNQLGKNNELTDLLENSIDQKRNSNEKEPIEEELRAPILVILKGYLLKLQNLNISKFGPNTKLEIVLKDYNYAVKERIYLS
- a CDS encoding HopJ type III effector protein, which translates into the protein MLLEQIKQNKDTIDFKEVIAFIDENYAFTPTKFTNGNTINEANQNNGSCKIFAFAKLNKLSKDETLALFGDFYRKDVLENPEGEDHQNIRNFIVFGWNGIEFEGVALKSK
- a CDS encoding methyltransferase domain-containing protein; the encoded protein is MILHIYSENPHLLDIINKNPETDNGLYLKPLKDGVAIGNAVSVHQYDIYFQDGGHSYTEEIGNQLDYQSLCNPLIVLHLSTDFLGHILKESSEYLAQELKWLGKTRGEVDPSTCKITVPNFYIYSSWYRDGAFLLSKYFKEIKVRNKVGNNFELAIEGKTVFQAVNMLNLVALFAQLTNEKGLFTYIDDSFASKYVRVLTNIEGVPYFVLYLFIKRAVKNKTQFEMVKPLLENYLAKYGIVANLTNEDTQLSRIGFITEAIGIDLPVLDIGCGEFAYYKRLMNRGLEQEYFAVDKEIHLERLGQNIMDRLDADNLKFSTDLTKVPKDKKLNIIISEVIEHNTPEDALALVKKALTFNFEKIVISTPNADFNQFYFDNGFRHSDHHFEFTQTEFKDFIASCTAFRLDLDIRFDQVGDELNGLKPTQIVVIEKNKNHEN